The following proteins come from a genomic window of Ailuropoda melanoleuca isolate Jingjing chromosome 2, ASM200744v2, whole genome shotgun sequence:
- the TENT5C gene encoding terminal nucleotidyltransferase 5C, protein MAEESSNTRDCVSFSVLNWDQVSRLHEVLTEVVPIHGRGNFPTLEITLKDIVQTVRGRLEEAGIKVQDVRLNGSAAGHVLVKDNGLGCKDLDLIFHVALPTEAEFQLVRDVVLCSLLNFLPEGVNKLKISPVTLKEAYVQKLVKVCTDTDRWSLISLSNKNGRNVELKFVDSIRRQFEFSVDSFQIILDSLLFFYDCSSGPISEHVHPTVIGESVYGDFEEAFDHLQNRLIATKNPEEIRGGGLLKYSNLLVRDFRPTDQEEIKTLERYMCSRFFIDFPDILEQQRKLETYLQNHFAEEERSKYDYLMILRRVVNESTVCLMGHERRQTLNLISLLALRVLAEQNIIPNATNVTCYYQPAPYVSDGNFNNYYVAHPPVTYSQPYPTWLPCN, encoded by the coding sequence atggcagaggagagcAGCAATACCAGGGACTGCGTGTCCTTCAGCGTGCTCAACTGGGATCAGGTTAGCCGGCTGCACGAGGTCCTGACCGAGGTCGTACCCATCCACGGACGAGGCAACTTTCCAACCTTGGAGATAACTCTGAAGGACATCGTCCAGACCGTGCGCGGCCGGCTGGAGGAGGCCGGCATCAAAGTGCAGGACGTCCGGCTGAACGGCTCCGCGGCGGGCCACGTCTTGGTCAAAGACAACGGCCTGGGTTGCAAAGACCTGGACCTGATCTTTCACGTGGCTCTTCCCACGGAGGCAGAATTTCAGCTGGTCCGAGATGTGGTGCTGTGCTCCCTTCTGAACTTCCTGCCGGAGGGTGTGAACAAGCTCAAAATCAGCCCGGTCACCCTGAAGGAGGCGTATGTCCAGAAGCTGGTGAAGGTCTGCACGGACACGGACCGCTGGAGCCTGATTTCCCTCTCCAACAAGAACGGGAGGAACGTGGAGCTGAAATTCGTCGACTCCATCCGGCGCCAGTTTGAGTTCAGTGTGGACTCGTTTCAGATCATCCTGGACTCTCTGCTCTTCTTCTATGACTGCTCCAGCGGCCCCATCTCTGAGCATGTCCACCCCACAGTGATCGGGGAGAGTGTGTACGGGGACTTCGAGGAAGCCTTTGACCACCTGCAGAACAGACTGATCGCCACCAAGAACCCCGAAGAGATCAGGGGTGGGGGCCTGCTCAAGTACAGCAACCTTCTCGTGCGGGACTTCCGGCCCACCGACCAGGAAGAAATCAAAACTCTCGAGCGTTACATGTGCTCCAGGTTTTTCATCGACTTCCCGGACATCCTCGAACAGCAAAGGAAGCTGGAGACCTACCTTCAAAACCACTTTGCCGAAGAAGAGAGGAGCAAGTACGACTACCTCATGATCCTTCGCAGGGTAGTGAACGAGAGCACCGTGTGCCTCATGGGGCACGAGCGGAGGCAGACCCTGAACCTCATCTCCCTCCTGGCCTTGCGCGTGCTGGCAGAACAAAACATCATCCCCAACGCCACCAACGTCACCTGTTACTACCAGCCAGCTCCTTACGTCAGTGATGGCAACTTCAACAACTACTATGTTGCCCATCCCCCAGTCACCTACAGCCAGCCGTACCCTACCTGGCTGCCCTGTAACTAA